The sequence gcggtgaggacctggtccggagcgacggagacaggtgagtacaacttcctatactttacattacacagatccctcaacatatgatggattcgacaaacgatgggtcgtttggaatgaattaccatcgtatgttgagggaccactgtattgtgcgGTATATTGTGTTCTCGCGGTATATTGTGCTCTAGCGGTATATTGTGTTCTCGCCGTATATTGTGTTATCGCGGTATATTGTGTTCTCGCAGTATATCGTGTTCTTGCGGTATATTTGCACCTGTCGAATTCTTTTTCCTGTTGAGTTGTCAGAATCTCTTGTTGCAGCTCTCGCCCTGTGTCATGGGAGGATAAGGAGGCTGCTCTGACCGTACACAGAGATGATTCCTCAGACTACGTCACCTCTGGCCACAGATGATGTTATCGCAGTTTTTTGAGTCTTCTAAGTATTTTTCAGCAATGAGTCTTATAATGGCGGTCTATTAGCCTGTGAGAGATAATGGCAGACCGCCAGAAACACTGCTGGAGCCTCAGGGGACCTCACGTGACCGCATCCGTCTCTTCATTCTCTCTTTAATGGTTTCTTCTAAATTAACTTTTAGTGGCTCCATTTACTGGGAGACAGGGTCTTTCTGGCTTCCATAATAGTTGGTGGAAAGATGAGGGCAGGTCCTGGGCTTCATCTGAAAGTGACCTCAACCGGGATCTCCAGTCTTTCCTCTCCCCCTGAGGGTCTCTTCACCTGAGGGTCTCTGTCTCCTCCCTTGAGGGTCTCCTCTTCTGAGGTTCTCCTCTCCTGagagtctcctcatctcccccactGAAGGTCTCCTCCCCTGAGGATCTCTTTCACTGAGGGTCTCCTCCTCCCCTGAGGGTCTCCTCTTCTTCTCCCCTGagggtctcctctcctcctcccctgaGGGTTTCCTCCCCTGAAGTTCTCCTCTCCTTCTCCCCTGAGGGTCTCCTCTCCTGCTCCCCTGAGGGTTTCCTCCCCTGAAGTTCTCCTCTCCTGCTCCCCTGAGGGTTTCCTCCCCTGAAGTTCTCCTCTCCTTCTCCCCTGAGGGTCTCCTCTCCTGCTCCCCTGAGGGTTTCCTCCCCTGAAGTTCTCCTCTCCTTCTCCCCTGAGGGTCTCCTCTCCTGCTCCCCTGAGGGTTTCCTCCCCTGAAGTTCTCCTCTCCTTCTCCCCTGAGGGTCTCCTCTCCTGCTCCCCTGAGGGTTTCCTCCCCTGAAGTTCTCCTCTCCTTCTCCCCTGagggtctcctctcctcctcccctgaGGGTTTGCTCCCCTAAAGTTCTCCTCTCCTTCTCCCCTGagggtctcctctcctcctcccctgagggtctcctctccttctcccctgagggtctcctctcctcctcccctgaGGTTCTCCTCTACTTCTCCCCTGagggtctcctctcctcctcctctgagggtctcctctcctcctcccctcaGGGTCTCCTCCCTTGAGGTTCTCCTCTCCTTCTCCCCTGAGGGTCTCCTCTACTCCACCCCTGAGGGTCTCCTCCCCTGAGGTTCTCCTCTCCTTCTCCCCtgggggtctcctctcctcctcccctgaGGGTCTTGTCTCCTCTTCTGagggtctcctctcctcctctgagggtctcctctcctcctcccctgaGGGTCTCCTCCCCTGaggttctcctctcctcctcctcccctggggTCTGTCTCACAGATGACTTTTACCTTTCCGTTTCGTGTCTGTTTGGTGTCTTATTATCTGGTGGCAGAGAATGGAGTTTGGTCATAGTTCACACTCTGCGGCTGTCCCGGTCAGGCAGTGGGGTGGCCATAGGCGGTGTTTTGGTAAATGGTCTTATGTGTCCTGTTATGTCAGTGGACACTAGAGTCATGGTGTGTACTTACACAACATACTCCGCTTACCCCATTGTTAGATCTTGGGACCTACTGCAGCCTATCTCTGTCTGAACAATGGCGTTGTATCTATGAGAGATGGATTGTTAGATATAACAGAAGATATAAGGTCTATACCGGTGATATATGGTCGTAAATTAACACTTGAATAAATCTATCTTTATAAAGAGATATTCCAAGTATTTATAGGGGAAGCACCAGTGCGATGACCATTTTAGTACTATACGACATTACAGCATTGACTGTCTCCTAAACAACCTTAACCCAAATGTGCATCTGCACAAATTCTTGATTCCATCTTTGGCTCACATGATACTACCCATGAGGCACTGCTCCTATTTTCCCTTCCCCCATAGACACAAGGAGCTAACCACTATTACAGCATTAATATGGTACCAAAATCAAGTCCAGTGATATATGCAGCCATAAAGCTTATTGTGAAGATACAATACCAAAAACAAGGTTACTGCAACTATACGGTACCAGAACCAAGTAAACATTTAGTTAGAAAACTAAGCTTACTGCAAAGATGCAACACTATGATCAAGCAATAATTACTGCAAATATATGGTACCAGAATCAAGCTTACTGCAAATATACTGTATGGTACAAGAATCAAGTTTACTCCAAATATATGGTACCAGAATCAAGCTTACTCCAAATACATGGTACCAGAATCAAGCTTACTCCAAATATATGGTACCAGAATCAAGCTTACTGCAAATATATGGTACCAGAATCAAGCTTACTCCAAATATATGGTACCAGAATCAAGCTTACTCCAAATATATGGTACCAGAATCAAGCTTACTGCAAATATACTGTATGGTACAAGAATCAAGCTTAATGCAAATATATGGTACCAGAATCAAGCTTAATGTGAATATATGGTACCAGAATAAAGCTTAATGCGAATATATGGTACCAGAATAAAGCTTACTGCAAATATACTGTATTGTACCAGAATAAAGCTTAATGCGAATATATGGTACCAGAATAAAGCTTACTGCAAATATACTGTATGGTACCAGAATAAAGCTTAATGCGAATATATGGTACCAGAATAAAGCTTACTGCAAATATACTGTATGGTACAAAAATCAAGTTTACTCCAAATATATGGTACCAGAATAAAGCTTAATGCGAATATGTGGTACCAGAATAAAGCTTACTCTAAATATTTGGTACCAGAACCAATCTTAGTGAATATACAGTTACAAAACCCAACTCTATGATTAGATACAGAACCAGAGCTGACCAGAATTTGCTGCATAAATACGGTAACAGACTCAAGCTCACTGCAGGGGTACAATAACAGAATTGATACAAAACCTGAACCATGCAGTCTATTTGGAATATGTCTAATGCTCAGTAAAAGGATTTTAAACTCCTTTAATACAGAGAGAGACCTGCACATCTGCAATAGAAAGAATACAGCAGAGTCAATCTTCAGATCCACTGTACTGCACAGGTGAGCGGATTATTATACACCTGGTTATAGCTTTGGTCCTTTATCTATTATATTTGTCTAATAATGGGTCTAAAGAACAGATCCCCAAACTCAAGATACCCTGAGGACCAGATCCCCCTGAGAACCAGATCCCCTGAGAACCAGATCCCCTGAGGACCAGATCCCCTAAGGACCAGATCCCCTGAGGACCAGATCCCCTGAGGACCAGATCCCCTAAGGACCAGATCCCCTAAGGACCAGATCCCCTGAGGACCAGATCCCCTGAGGACAAGATCCCCTAAGGACCAGATCCCCTGAGGACCAGATCCCCTGAGGACCAGATCCCCTGCTTTATTACACTAATATACAGCTTTATTACACTAATATACAGGTTTATTACACTAATATACAGCTTTATTACACTAATATACAGGTTTATTACACTAATATACAGCTTTATTACACTAATATACAGGTTTATTACACTAATATACAGGTTTATTACACTAATATACAGGTTTATTACACTAATATACAGCTTTATTACACTAATATACAGCTTTATTACACTAATATACAGGTTTATTACACTAATATACAGCTTTATTACACTAATATACAGGTTTATTACACTAATATACAGGTTTATTACACTAATATACAGGTTTATTACACTAATATACAGGTTTATTACACTAATATACAGCTTTATTACACTAATATACAGCTTTATTACACTAATACACAGGTTTATGACACTAATATACAGGTTTATTACACTAATATACAGGTTTATTACACTAATATACAGGTTTATTAAACTAATATACAGCGTTATTACACTAATATACAGCTTTATTACACTAATATACAGCTTTATTACACTAATATACAGGTTTATTACACTAATATACAGGTTTATTACACTAATATACAGCTTTATTACACTAATATACAGCTTTATTACACTAATATACAGGTTTATTACACTAATATACAGGTTTATTACACTAATATACAGGTTTATTACACTAATATACAGGTTTATTACACTAATATACAGCTTTATTACACTAATATACAGCTTTATTACACTAATATACAGGTTTATTACACTAATATACAGGTTTATTACACTAATATACAGCTTTATTACACTAATATACAGCTTTATTACACTAATATACAGGTTTATTACACTAATATACAGCTTTATTACACTAATATACAGCTTTATTACACTAATATACAGGTTTATTACACTAATATACAGGTTTATTACACTAATATACAGCTTTATTACACTAATATACAGCTTTATTACACTAATATACAGCTTTACTACACTAATATACAGCTTTATTACACTAATATACAGCTTTATTACACTAATATACAGCTTTATTACACTAATATACAGCTTTATTACACTAATATACAGCTTTATTACACTAATATACAGCTTTATTACACTAATATACAGGTTTATTACACTAATATACAGGTTTATTACACTAATATACAGGTTTATTACACTAATATACAGCTTTATTACACTAATATACAGCTTTATTACACTAATATACAGGTTTATTACACTAATATACAGCTTTATTACACTAATATACAGGTTTATTACACTAATATACAGGTTTATTACACTAATATACAGGTTTATTACACTAATATACAGCTTTATTACACTAATATACAGCTTTATTACACTAATATACAGGTTTATTACACTAATATACAGCTTTATTACACTAATATACAGCTTTATTACACTAATATACAGGTTTATTACACTAATATACAGGTTTATTACACTAATATACAGCTTTATTACACTAATATACAGCTTTATTACACTAATATACAGGTTTATTACACTAATATACAGGTTTATTACACTAATATACAGGTTTACTACACTAATATACAGCTTTATTACACTAATATACAGGTTTATTACACTAATATACAGCTTTATTACACTAATATACAGGTTTATTACACTAATATACAGCTTTATTACACTAATATACAGCTTTATTACACTAATATGCAGGTTTATTACACTAATATACAGTTTTATTACACTAATATACAGGTTTATTACACTAATATACAGGTTTATTACACTAATATACAGGTTTATTACACTAATATACAGGTTTATTACACTAATATACAGCTTTATTACACTAATATACAGCTTTATTACACTAATATACAGGTTTATTACACTAATATACAGCTTTATTACACTAATATACAGCTTTATTACACTAATATGCAGGTTTATTACACTAATATACAGTTTTATTACACTAATATACAGGTTTATTACACTAATATACAGTTTTATTACACTAATATACAGGTTTATTACACTAATATACAGGTTTATTACACTAATATACAGCTTTATTACACTAATATACAGGTTTATTACACTAATATACAGGTTTATTACACTAATATACAGGTTTATTACACTAATATACAGCTTTATTACACTAATTTACAGCTTTATTACACCGTGGAATGTCACAGCTTTTTATCCAGATGAAAAGATATTTGGTCGCTGTCCCTTTAATCAATGTTTTTATGAGATTTACTGAATTTAGGGACCCCTGGGGGATTCTCAGCACGTGGGATGTAATGTCTGAGGTAGATGTGAGTGTTACAGGTGAATATGTCCCCCTCTTCACTTTACTGAATCAGCAGATGAGGATCCTCACAGGTTGGTTCAGGTCGGTGCAGTCTGAAGACTTTTCTTTCCTCACACACTTATGATACCTGTAGGGACGTGGACAGGGAAACCTTTCATAACGTGACCGAGCCGAGCAGCACTAACTCCAACACTGAGACTGGTGTGTTACAGAGAGGCCCTTGTTCAGCCTTATTCTCTGTCACGCCCCAGGAGTGTGGACCCACAATGGGGCAGAATGGGGCAAACAGATGCAACAGAAGGCGTCAGATACAGCAGAGCTGAATCAGGTGACTAGCAGAGCAGGAGAAGGGAGGGGGACTCTTCTATAGGTGGGGTCCGGCAGGAATCTAATAGGGAGCGCACACTGGCCCTATAAGTCTCACCCAGGGCTCGCACGCAgcccctagagcagtgtttcccaaccagagtgcctccagatgttgcaaaactacaactcccagcatgcccggacagccaaaggctgtccggacatgctgggagttgtagttttgcaacacctggagtcaccctggttggggaacacttccCTAGAGGACAGAGGGGTAAATGAGCAGCTGGACaaggtgcagagcaggagagagaTTGGACACATTGTACGCCGCGCCGTTCCACTCTCTCTGGTGTAGACAATGAGCACATTCTTGGAATTGAAGAACTGAAGCACTATGTCCTCACAGCAGGGACAGAAACAGGAACCAGTTCAACTGGGACTCAAATACATCGATGCCCCATATAAAACCTTATATATGCAGCCTTTTCAACAACTCCTTTGTGCCCAGACATCCAGCTGCCCCATCTGCCCCCATGACGGGCAGTATTCTACCTGGTGCCTGGGGCGGCACACGCTATAAATACAGCCCTGACCTTAGGGAATTGCCAGGTGGGAAATTGTCTTGAAATGAACCTGACACAAAAAGAGGTAAAGGTGCCCTTTAAGAAATGACAAAATCTGAGAAAAGATTCTCCACCTCCACATATAAAGCGATGACCACAGCGCAGAGCAGCACAGAGGGATACGGAGAGGAGATGTACCCACCGACTACAGACGTGGTGACCGTGCAGCCGGGGGCCGCACCCCATCCTCCCCCACCCAGCGATCACTTGGTCTGGTCCATCATGAACctgatctgctgctgtatgcccctCGGCCTCGCCGCCCTCATCTTCTCCATCAAGGTAAAGATACGAATTGTAGATTAGGTTTCCATTATTCCATTTTTGAAACATTGTTTTATATTCTATAATATTTTTGTTACTGTTTTATCATTTAGTTATTTATTGCAATTGTTATTTGccccatgttttattttttatttcgttttcttcttcctttacaatttttttctgccttatttagtttttgttttctgatacttgttgttcttttctgcgcATGAATCAGGTCCCTTTTTTATGTCTATAAGGAGGAGATGGAGAGAAGGGAATCACTGAGGTGTGAGGGGCCCGGGGCCCCCGCCCTCCATTGTTACCAGATTGTCTCCATGATGGTTCCTATGATTTCTCTATTTCTTTTTATACATCTCTAGTTTgttcagaaaagaaaaacaaaaacaccatcCTGGCCTCGCCCTGACCCCGCCCTGACCCCACCATGGCCCCGCCCTGACCCCCTCCCTGACCCCCTGGCCTCGCCCTGACCCCACCCTGACCCCACCATGGCCCCGCCCTGACCCCCCGCCCTGACCCCCTGGCCTCGCCCTGACCCCGCCCTGACCCCCTCCCTGACCCCCTGGCCTCACCCTGACCCCCTGGCCTCGCCCTGACCCCGCCCTGACCTCCCCCTGACCCTGCCCTGACCCCACCATGGCCCGCCCTGACCCCCCACCCTGACCCCGTCCTGACCCCCTGGCTCGCCCTGACCCTGCCCTGACCTCCCCCTGACCCTGCCCTGACCCCACCATGGCCCCGCCCTGACCCCCCACCCTGACCCCGCCCTGACCCCTGGTCTCGCCCTGACCCTGCCCTGACCTCCCCCTGGCCTCGCCCTGACCCCGCCCTGACCCCCTGGCCTCACCCTGATGACCCCCTGGCCTCGCCCTGACCCCACCCTGACCCCACCATGGCCCCGCCCTGACCCCCCGCCCTGACCCCCTGGCCTCGCCCTGACCCTGCCCTGACCCCCTGGCCTCACCCTGACCCCCTGGCCTTGCCCTGACCCCGCCCTGACCCCACCCTGACCCCACCATGGCCCCGCCCTGACCCCCCCACCCTGACCCCGCCCTGACCCCCTGGCCTCGCCCTGACCCTGCCCTGACCTCCCCCTGACCCTGCCCTGACCCCACCATGGCCCCGCCCTGACCCCCCACCCTGACCCCGCCCTGACCCCTGGTCTCGCCCTGACCCTGCTCTGACCTCCCCCTGGCCTCGCCCTGACCCCACCCTGACCCCACATGAGCCCACCCCTCTATATAACCTGAGCCCACCCCCTATATAACCTGAGCCCACCCTTCTATATAACCTGAGCccacctctctatataacctGAGCCCACCACCCTATATAACCTAAGCCCACCCCTCTATATAACCTGAGCCCACCCCTCTATATAACCTGAGCCCACCCCTCTATATAACCTGAGCCTACCCTTCTATGTAACCTGAGCCCACCCCTCTATATAACCTGAGCCCACCCCCTATATAACCTGAGCCCACCCCTCTATATAACCTGAGCCCACCCCCTATATAACCTGAGCccacctctctatataacc is a genomic window of Hyla sarda isolate aHylSar1 chromosome 10, aHylSar1.hap1, whole genome shotgun sequence containing:
- the LOC130294361 gene encoding dispanin subfamily A member 2b-like, which encodes MTKSEKRFSTSTYKAMTTAQSSTEGYGEEMYPPTTDVVTVQPGAAPHPPPPSDHLVWSIMNLICCCMPLGLAALIFSIKTRNAHYENDAPLAAGHSHTAKALNIAATVIGMVIIIIFLAIYFAVIFHFKPPRL